The following proteins are co-located in the Candidatus Paracaedibacter acanthamoebae genome:
- a CDS encoding helix-turn-helix domain-containing protein, with protein MKPKLTSIEAYIGQQIRKRRVSLNLKQHDLAKLLKITPQQLSKYERGMDKLPPYRLYQLCKVLSVTPNFFFEGLEGISICLTEEGNWLAYENLKGQKVHIKLCELYGTVSDVKVVQKD; from the coding sequence ATGAAGCCAAAATTGACATCGATAGAAGCCTATATTGGCCAACAAATAAGAAAAAGACGAGTGTCTTTAAACCTTAAACAGCATGATTTAGCCAAGTTGCTTAAGATAACCCCGCAACAACTTTCTAAATATGAACGGGGGATGGATAAGTTACCACCTTACCGCCTGTATCAACTGTGTAAGGTGCTGTCTGTTACGCCTAACTTTTTTTTCGAAGGGTTAGAAGGGATCTCCATCTGTCTGACTGAAGAGGGAAACTGGCTGGCATATGAGAATTTAAAAGGACAAAAAGTTCACATTAAACTTTGTGAACTTTATGGAACTGTTTCCGATGTGAAAGTTGTCCAGAAAGACTAG
- a CDS encoding GIY-YIG nuclease family protein has translation MKQYYLYILASRRQGVLYIGSTTDLIRRVFEHKSNAVDGFTKRYGVHQLVYYEIGHTLESVRYRELQMKKWMRQWKIDLIEKDNKEWRDLYYELI, from the coding sequence ATGAAGCAATATTATCTCTATATTTTAGCTTCAAGACGCCAGGGTGTTCTTTATATTGGCTCAACAACTGATTTGATTCGCAGAGTATTCGAGCATAAATCAAATGCTGTAGACGGCTTCACTAAACGATATGGTGTACATCAGTTAGTATATTATGAAATTGGGCATACTCTTGAATCCGTTCGCTATAGAGAACTGCAAATGAAAAAATGGATGCGGCAATGGAAAATAGACTTAATAGAAAAAGATAATAAAGAGTGGCGCGACCTTTATTATGAATTAATCTAG
- a CDS encoding LysR family transcriptional regulator, with the protein MRPIDLSKLRPFYMAAREGNITKAARKLNVTQPSLSELISDLEYNLKVQLFERLPRGVRLTPQGERLYLYARKVVEEHEAFEESFYEKEDNIRGELKIITYPFVGAEWLIPSLNKFIKNYPAVDIKIHLEPENINPAEADITLATYIPHQPHLIQKPLFSARTHLFASKDYLKRYGIPQTPEDLDNHRLITYRGNYYSTDRSINLLLHTGLKANEPLRKSKLEIDSLNGMMNAALQGYGIVELPNYQVVLNSGLEIVLPNIYGEDIMLYYIFLANRKNSKKLNKVYEYFLKSGIKL; encoded by the coding sequence ATGAGACCCATAGATCTGTCTAAATTAAGACCATTTTACATGGCTGCTCGAGAAGGAAATATAACCAAGGCCGCTCGGAAACTTAATGTTACCCAACCATCGCTTAGTGAACTCATTAGTGATTTAGAATATAACTTAAAAGTGCAGCTTTTTGAGCGACTTCCAAGGGGAGTCCGTCTCACACCTCAAGGGGAAAGATTGTACCTCTATGCTAGGAAAGTTGTGGAAGAGCATGAAGCTTTTGAGGAATCTTTTTATGAAAAAGAAGACAATATTAGAGGCGAACTTAAAATTATTACTTATCCCTTTGTAGGAGCTGAATGGTTAATCCCTAGCCTTAATAAGTTTATAAAAAATTATCCGGCGGTCGACATAAAAATTCATTTAGAGCCTGAAAACATTAATCCTGCAGAAGCAGATATAACCTTAGCAACCTATATTCCCCATCAACCCCACCTTATACAAAAACCATTATTTTCCGCTCGCACACATTTATTCGCAAGTAAAGATTACCTTAAAAGATATGGTATCCCTCAAACGCCAGAGGATCTGGATAATCATCGATTAATTACCTATCGTGGTAATTATTACTCAACCGATAGGAGTATAAACCTTCTCCTTCACACAGGTCTTAAGGCTAATGAGCCTCTCAGAAAATCTAAATTAGAAATAGATTCTTTAAACGGAATGATGAATGCCGCTTTACAAGGGTACGGTATTGTCGAACTTCCCAATTATCAAGTGGTGTTAAATTCTGGATTAGAAATAGTACTACCAAATATTTATGGGGAAGACATTATGTTGTATTATATTTTTCTTGCAAATAGAAAAAATTCTAAAAAACTTAATAAGGTGTATGAATATTTTCTTAAAAGCGGTATTAAACTTTAA
- the pheT gene encoding phenylalanine--tRNA ligase subunit beta: MKFTLSWLKDHLDTTATLQEICDKLVNLGLEVEGVENPAEKLKGFVVAHVVERDKHPNADRLSLCKIDDGSGKLLQVVCGAPNVRQGLKIAFAREGTVIPITGQALKKGVIRDIESHGMICSARELMLGEDQDGIMELEENLTPGMELAEALGLNDSVVELAITPNRSDCFGVRGIARDLAASGLGTLKPLTYKPFVGKFDSPVKVTIDDSQMCQEFHGVYIRNVKNGMAPEAIRRRLEAVGQRSINALVDVTNYITLDLGRPLHVFDAKKLQDDLVITSAQDGEIFKALNATDYTLSKDTTIIRSGNEIVSLGAIMGGRDSGATEETVDVFLECALWDPIKVATTGRELQILSDARTRFERGVDPHSIEAGIQAGVQLILNWCGGEPSHTTIANHTQGKPKKQPVPPLTLTQNKLWSLSGFEVTLKEAEEILSRLGFTVKADKTELMVVPPSFRPDIEGAADLVEEILRLIGYDNIPAIPLPQIPIKPRAPRKTEVIRQALASRGLNETQTWAFISEDKAQFFGGQASHLTIENPISVEMKIMRPSILPNLLDAALRNHNRDLQNSRLFEIAAQFSAQGQQLMATGLRSHHTHERHWQSQPRVVDAFDAKADALAVLSATGLSGTSYQIEQGAVSYYHPGRSGTIRQGNRILGYFGEIHPRVLKQFDIDFPAVGFEVFVDLLPDIKLKKSIAAFSNLQSVTRDFAFVVDQDLPADKIVSTILKTDKQLITNVSVFDVYTGEKMEQGKKSVAVQVRLEPTKATLTDTEIHDLSHKIIDQVAKTTGGKIRE; encoded by the coding sequence ATGAAATTTACATTATCTTGGTTAAAAGACCATCTTGACACAACCGCAACCCTTCAAGAAATCTGCGACAAACTCGTTAACCTTGGGCTGGAAGTGGAAGGTGTAGAAAATCCGGCAGAAAAGCTAAAAGGTTTTGTTGTTGCCCATGTTGTTGAACGCGATAAACATCCCAATGCGGATCGCCTCAGTCTCTGTAAAATTGATGATGGTTCTGGCAAATTATTGCAAGTTGTTTGCGGCGCCCCGAATGTTCGTCAAGGCTTAAAAATCGCCTTTGCCCGGGAAGGAACTGTGATCCCAATTACTGGCCAAGCTCTGAAAAAAGGGGTGATCCGCGATATTGAAAGCCATGGCATGATCTGTTCAGCGCGTGAATTGATGCTGGGTGAAGATCAGGATGGCATTATGGAGCTGGAAGAAAATCTAACACCTGGGATGGAGCTAGCAGAAGCTTTGGGCCTTAACGATTCGGTCGTTGAGCTCGCCATTACCCCTAACCGTTCTGATTGTTTTGGAGTCCGTGGAATTGCACGCGACCTAGCAGCGAGCGGTCTTGGCACCTTAAAGCCTCTCACCTATAAACCCTTTGTTGGTAAGTTTGACTCTCCCGTTAAAGTGACGATTGATGATTCTCAAATGTGCCAGGAATTCCATGGCGTTTATATTCGCAACGTTAAAAATGGAATGGCGCCAGAGGCAATACGTCGCCGTCTTGAAGCGGTGGGGCAACGATCCATCAATGCGTTAGTGGACGTCACAAATTATATCACCCTTGATTTAGGCCGGCCTTTGCACGTTTTTGACGCCAAAAAACTGCAGGATGATTTAGTTATTACGTCGGCCCAAGATGGTGAAATTTTTAAAGCTTTGAATGCCACAGACTATACCCTATCAAAAGACACAACAATTATAAGGTCGGGCAATGAAATTGTTTCATTGGGCGCCATTATGGGAGGTCGCGACAGTGGTGCCACCGAAGAAACCGTTGATGTGTTTCTAGAATGTGCTCTTTGGGATCCCATCAAAGTTGCAACAACAGGACGCGAATTGCAAATCTTGAGCGATGCTCGCACGCGTTTTGAACGGGGCGTGGATCCCCATAGCATTGAGGCTGGAATACAGGCTGGCGTTCAATTAATTTTGAACTGGTGTGGCGGAGAACCAAGCCATACAACCATAGCCAATCACACGCAGGGTAAACCAAAAAAACAACCAGTACCCCCCCTTACGTTGACGCAGAATAAACTGTGGTCCTTGAGTGGCTTTGAAGTCACGCTTAAAGAAGCTGAAGAGATTTTGTCTCGTCTTGGATTTACTGTTAAGGCCGATAAAACTGAATTGATGGTTGTCCCCCCCTCCTTCAGGCCCGATATTGAAGGGGCAGCAGATTTGGTTGAGGAAATATTGCGTCTCATTGGCTATGACAATATTCCAGCGATTCCACTTCCACAAATTCCGATTAAGCCAAGGGCACCGCGCAAGACTGAAGTTATTCGCCAAGCATTGGCCAGCCGGGGTCTAAATGAAACACAAACATGGGCCTTTATTTCTGAGGATAAAGCCCAATTTTTTGGAGGCCAGGCATCTCACTTAACGATTGAAAACCCCATTAGTGTTGAAATGAAAATAATGCGACCAAGCATCTTGCCTAACCTATTGGATGCAGCGCTGCGTAATCATAACCGGGATCTGCAGAACTCAAGACTCTTTGAAATTGCGGCCCAATTTTCAGCTCAAGGCCAACAATTGATGGCCACCGGTCTGCGCTCTCATCATACGCATGAACGTCACTGGCAATCGCAACCCCGTGTCGTTGACGCCTTTGATGCAAAGGCTGATGCTTTAGCTGTTCTATCTGCAACCGGTTTATCCGGCACATCCTACCAGATTGAACAAGGGGCTGTATCTTATTATCACCCCGGCCGCAGTGGCACCATTCGTCAGGGTAATCGCATCCTTGGATATTTTGGGGAGATTCATCCTCGGGTATTGAAACAGTTTGATATTGATTTCCCGGCCGTGGGTTTTGAAGTCTTTGTGGATCTCTTGCCGGACATCAAACTGAAAAAGTCGATTGCTGCCTTTTCGAATTTACAATCTGTAACGCGCGATTTTGCTTTTGTGGTGGATCAAGATTTACCCGCTGACAAAATTGTTTCAACAATTTTAAAAACGGACAAACAGCTGATTACGAATGTGAGTGTATTTGATGTTTATACCGGTGAAAAAATGGAACAAGGCAAAAAATCTGTTGCTGTTCAAGTTCGCTTGGAACCAACCAAGGCAACACTGACCGATACAGAAATCCATGATCTTTCCCATAAGATTATCGATCAAGTAGCAAAAACAACCGGTGGAAAAATCCGAGAGTAA
- a CDS encoding LysR family transcriptional regulator, giving the protein MRPIDLSKLRPFYMVAREGSMTKAAAKLNVSQPSLSVLISDLEYNLKTQLFKRFPAGMRLTAQGERLYAFAEKMLQQADNFERVFYEKEGEAEGEIKIITTPFVGSEWLVPSLDDFLNKYPDIRTKIFLTTDNININEGDVAICTFIPHQPHLIQKPLFNARIRLFASPSYLKKYGTPHTPEDLDDHHLITYKDNYYTSHGSTNWVLNLGIKKGSGPRHPYFEINSLHGMFNAALKGYGIVELPDYPIITESKLVEVLPDIQGEFIPLYYSFLENRRFSKKISLLFNYLAKKSKAVSMEG; this is encoded by the coding sequence ATGAGACCCATCGATCTGTCTAAATTAAGACCATTTTACATGGTTGCTCGAGAAGGCAGCATGACAAAAGCTGCCGCAAAACTTAATGTGAGCCAACCTTCGCTCAGCGTTTTAATTAGTGACTTAGAATACAACCTTAAAACACAACTTTTTAAACGATTTCCGGCAGGAATGCGGTTAACAGCCCAAGGAGAAAGATTATATGCTTTTGCTGAAAAAATGCTTCAGCAAGCAGATAATTTTGAGAGAGTTTTTTATGAAAAAGAAGGTGAGGCGGAAGGGGAAATAAAAATCATTACCACTCCTTTTGTGGGTTCAGAATGGCTTGTCCCAAGTTTAGATGATTTTTTAAATAAATATCCTGATATAAGAACAAAAATTTTTTTGACGACTGATAATATTAATATTAATGAAGGAGATGTGGCGATATGCACCTTCATACCTCACCAGCCTCATTTAATACAAAAACCACTTTTTAATGCCCGGATAAGATTATTTGCCAGCCCTTCTTACTTAAAAAAATATGGTACTCCACACACCCCCGAAGATTTAGATGATCATCATCTTATTACCTACAAAGATAACTATTATACCTCCCATGGAAGTACAAATTGGGTGCTTAATTTAGGCATAAAAAAAGGAAGCGGTCCCCGCCATCCTTATTTTGAAATAAATTCTTTACACGGAATGTTTAATGCAGCTTTAAAAGGATATGGGATTGTTGAACTCCCAGATTACCCTATTATTACAGAATCTAAATTAGTAGAAGTTTTACCTGACATACAGGGTGAATTTATCCCTCTATACTACTCCTTTTTAGAAAACAGAAGATTCTCAAAAAAAATCAGCTTATTATTTAATTATTTGGCTAAAAAAAGTAAAGCAGTAAGTATGGAAGGATAA